ATCTCCAACTGCATTTATTATTGGTTTTATATTGCCTTATTTAAATTCAATGGTTACAGGAATGCCACCTTTATTCCCAATAGCTTTGATTATGTCTTTTGAGATAGGATTATATGGTTTAAGTGTGTCTATCTTTAGTAAAAAAATGAAACTAAATACTGTCATATCTTTGATTTTAGCAATGATTATTGGAAGAATTAGTGGCGGACTAGTGGCTTATATTTTATCTGTTATTTTCGGAGTTAAAATAAATGCACTTATGTTTGTTAAAGGATCTATATTAACAGGTTTACCAGGAATAATAATTCAACTTATTACTATACCTATAATAGTGTTAGTTTTAAGTAAATACAGTAATAGAGAAATTACTGATAAAAATACCCTATAGTAGTTATGCTATAGGGTATTTTTATCGATAAAATATTTGAACTAACTGAAGTTATACTGTATAATAATTTAAAATTATTAGTAGGGGGGGAGTTTACAATGATTAGATTACTAAATAATGAGGATTATGGCATACTTATGGAATATGTTAAGAAAGAAAAAGAGTTAAATTTGTTTATTATAGGAGATGTTGAGAACTATGGGTTCAATAATGAATTTCAGAAATTGTGGGGAGAGTTTAATCAAAAGGGAGAACTAATTGGTGTTTTATTAAAATACTTTGAGAGCTTTATTTTTTATTCAAGAGATAAATTTGATGTTGAAGGGTTTTATAATATTATGAAGAGTGAA
Above is a genomic segment from Caloranaerobacter sp. TR13 containing:
- a CDS encoding ECF transporter S component, with product MNLNSKTREIVLAGLFIAMGIVLPSLFHLIGISGKVFLPMHIPALIAGFFVSSPTAFIIGFILPYLNSMVTGMPPLFPIALIMSFEIGLYGLSVSIFSKKMKLNTVISLILAMIIGRISGGLVAYILSVIFGVKINALMFVKGSILTGLPGIIIQLITIPIIVLVLSKYSNREITDKNTL